The following proteins are encoded in a genomic region of Sesamum indicum cultivar Zhongzhi No. 13 linkage group LG8, S_indicum_v1.0, whole genome shotgun sequence:
- the LOC105168777 gene encoding microtubule-associated protein RP/EB family member 1A, whose protein sequence is MASNIGMMDSAYFVGRNEILSWINARLQLNFTRVEEAASGAVQCQMMDMTYPGVVPMHKVNFDAKTEYDFIQNYKVLQDVFNKLKIDKHIEVNRLVKGRPLDNLEFLQWLKRYCDSVNGGLMNENYDPVERRTKGGKERSIKGSQKNHKSLQTNNSVNSSSSEGDYTVLRRCTSAKQGKSGVPSAVNPSLEIKALTKEVSDLKLSVEGLEKERDFYYEKLRDIEILCQSPEVEDNPIVVEVKKILYAADEEETAQSIGV, encoded by the exons atgGCGTCAAATATAGGGATGATGGATAGTGCATACTTTGTTGGGAGGAATGAGATTCTTTCATGGATCAACGCCAGGCTTCAGCTTAATTTCACTCGTGTTGAAGAG GCTGCATCTGGAGCTGTCCAATGTCAGATGATGGACATGACTTACCCAGGAGTTGTTCCAATGCACAAG GTGAACTTCGACGCTAAGACTGAATACGATTTCATCCAGAACTACAAAGTACTTCAGGATGTTTTTAACAAACTCAAAATCGACAAG CATATTGAGGTAAACAGACTTGTCAAAGGGCGACCATTGGACAACTTGGAGTTCTTACAATGGCTGAAGCGCTATTGTGATTCCGTTAACGGTGGCCTAATGAACGA GAATTACGACCCCGTGGAGCGCAGAACTAAAGGTGGAAAGGAGAGAAGCATCAAGGGTTCTCAGAAGAACCACAAGTCATTACAAACAAACAACTCCGTCAATTCCAGCTCATCTGAAGGAGATTATACGGTTCTTAGAAGATGTACAA GCGCCAAACAAGGGAAGTCAGGTGTCCCTTCAGCTGTCAATCCTTCATTGGAGATTAAAGCATTGACAAAGGAG GTTTCGGATCTCAAGCTTTCTGTCGAAGGCCTGGAAAAGGAACGAGACTTTTACTATGAAAAATTACGTGACATAGAAATACTTTGTCAGTCGCCTGAGGTAGAAGATAATCCG ATTGTTGTGGAagtcaagaaaatattatatgctGCAGACGAGGAGGAGACCGCTCAATCTATCGGTGTATGA